A genomic segment from Nicotiana sylvestris chromosome 1, ASM39365v2, whole genome shotgun sequence encodes:
- the LOC104225889 gene encoding transmembrane 9 superfamily member 1-like codes for MMRPTVRSLTLFSFLAAFLVVSPALASESDHKYQPDDPVTLWVNKVGPYNNPQETYNYYSLPFCHASGSHKWGGLGEVLGGNELIDSQIDIRFQKNVDKGSICELELDEAKVKQFKDAIENNYWFEFFIDDLPLWGFVGEQHPDRNSDNKHVLYTHKNIHIRYNKDQIIHVNISQEGPKPLEAGRTLDMTYSVKWEPTNISFARRFEVYLDYPFFEHQIHWFSIFNSFMMVIFLTGLVSMILMRTLRNDYAKYAREDDDLESLERDVSEESGWKLVHGDVFRTPRTLVLLSALVGTGAQLALLVLLVILLAIVGMLYVGRGAIVTTFIVCYALTSFISGYVSGAMYSRNGGKSWIKSMILTASLFPFLCFGIGFILNTIAIFYGSLAAIPFGTMVVVFVIWAFISFPLALLGTVVGRNWSGAPNNPCRVKTIPRPIPVKKWYLTPSVISLMGGLLPFGSIFIEMYFVFTSFWNYKVYYVYGFMLLVFLILIVVTVCVTIVGTYFLLNAENYHWQWTSFFSAASTAVYVYLYSVYYYYVKTKMSGFFQTSFYFGYTLMFCLGLGILCGAVGFLGSHLFVRRIYRNIKCD; via the exons ATGATGCGGCCCACCGTCCGATCACTAACTCTGTTCTCCTTCCTCGCCGCTTTCCTCGTCGTCTCGCCGGCGCTTGCTTCCGAGTCCGATCACAAG TATCAACCAGATGACCCGGTTACTCTGTGGGTAAACAAAGTTGGGCCGTATAATAACCCACAGGAAACATACAACTATTACAGCCTTCCATTCTGTCATGCTTCTGGTTCTCACAAGTGGGGTGGCCTTGGTGAAGTTTTGGGTGGAAACGAGCTTATTGATAGTCAGATTGACATAAGGTTTCAAA AAAACGTGGACAAAGGTAGCATTTGTGAGCTTGAACTTGATGAAGCAAAGGTCAAGCAATTCAAAGATGCTATTGAAAACAATTATTGGTTTGAATTCTTCATTG ATGACCTGCCATTGTGGG GTTTTGTTGGAGAGCAACATCCTGACAGAAACAGTGATAATAAGCACGTACTTTACACACATAAGAACATCCATATTAGATACAATAAGGACCAG ATCATTCATGTCAATATTTCTCAAGAGGGCCCAAAGCCTTTGGAGGCTGGGAGAACATTGGACATGACATATTCTGTCAAATGGGAACCAACCAATATCAGTTTTGCTCGTCGTTTTGAAGTTTACTTGGATTACCCATTTTTTGAACATCAG ATTCATTGGTTCTCCATCTTTAACTCCTTCATGATGGTCATCTTTCTTACTGGTCTGGTGTCTATGATATTGATGCGGACACTGAGGAATGATTACGCCAAATATGCTAGGGAAGATGATGACTTGGAGTCTCTG GAAAGAGATGTGAGTGAAGAGTCTGGTTGGAAACTTGTTCATGGAGATGTATTTCGGACTCCTCGTACCCTAGTGTTACTTTCTGCTCTTGTTGGTACTGGGGCACAGTTGGCATTGCTTGTTCTCCTTGTCATTCTGTTGGCAATTGTGGGGATGTTATATGTTGG GAGAGGAGCCATTGTTACGACTTTCATAGTATGTTATGCTTTGACATCATTCATTTCAGGCTATGTTAGTGGTGCAATGTACTCGCGAAATGGTG GGAAAAGCTGGATCAAGTCGATGATTCTGACCGCTTCACTCTTTCCATTTTTGTGCTTTGGAATTGGTTTCATTCTGAACACAATTGCCATATTTTATGGTTCTCTAGCAGCCATTCCTTTTGGCACAATGGTAGTTGTCTTCGTTATCTGGGCATTCATTTCCTTCCCCCTGGCTCTTCTGGGTACAGTCGTTGGAAGAAACTGGAGTGGTGCTCCAAACAATCCATGCCGTGTCAAGACCATTCCTCGCCCTATACCTGTGAAAAAGTGGTACTTGACACCATCTGTAATCTCCTTGATGGGGGGTTTGCTACCATTTGGCAGCATATTTATTGAGATGTATTTCGTCTTCACATCCTTCTGGAATTACAAG GTGTACTATGTTTACGGGTTTATGCTTTTGGTATTCCTGAttctcattgttgttactgtcTGTGTGACCATTGTGGGCACATATTTCCTGTTAAATGCTGAGAATTATCATTGGCAATGGACTTCATTTTTCTCAGCCGCCTCTACAGCTGTCTATGTCTACCTATACTCGGTATATTACTACTACGTGAAGACTAAGATGTCAGGGTTCTTTCAGACTAGTTTCTACTTTGGATACACACTGATGTTTTGTCTCGGCTTAGGAATTCTCTGCG GTGCTGTTGGATTTTTGGGCTCACATCTGTTTGTGAGGAGGATCTATAGAAACATCAAATGCGACTGA
- the LOC138874005 gene encoding uncharacterized protein, with amino-acid sequence MSDASTNPPLLTLSSEKVLFYVDAGMDPKTRKASIGMVALKASGDVLYAYDSPIPFVGKAIIAEAWAIRKEIQMTMKYSRKNIDILSDSLTMVQMLNGSRGPSWEVNTLCEDFWALQQHLSDVSFKYLSRGFNTCSHKLAKFSFALLSEVSWFDKFPV; translated from the coding sequence ATGAGCGATGCTTCAACTAATCCACCATTACTAACTCTTTCTTCAGAAAAAGTGTTGTTTTATGTGGATGCAGGTATGGATCCAAAAACTCGCAAAGCGAGTATTGGAATGGTAGCCTTAAAGGCTAGTGGTGACGTGCTTTATGCCTATGATAGTCCAATTCCTTTTGTTGGAAAAGCCATAATAGCTGAAGCATGGGCAATAAGAAAAGAAATTCAAATGACGATGAAGTATAGTAGGAAGAATATAGATATCTTGTCTGATTCCTTAACAATGGTTCAAATGCTTAATGGAAGCAGAGGTCCTTCATGGGAAGTTAATACTCTTTGCGAAGATTTTTGGGCACTTCAGCAACATCTGAGTGATGTATCTTTTAAATATCTAAGTAGAGGGTTCAATACTTGTAGTCATAAGTTAGCAAAATTTTCTTTCGCACTGCTTAGTGAAGTCTCTTGGTTTGACAAGTTTCCTGTTTGA